Genomic window (Bombus pascuorum chromosome 8, iyBomPasc1.1, whole genome shotgun sequence):
TTCTCTGTAAAGATTGATAACAATATCGTATCATTTTGGaaatagttaaatattttatgaaaggAATATTAACATTCAATACTTTCCTTCCTTCTGTTGTTTtcagtattttctaaataattacgtaGCATTGATACGataattttaaagttatatatctGGAAAATACAAGCATCACTGATGAAACAATGATATTATTCAATACGtcatagaaattattacatcatTCCTCATTTATAGGGGGCAACTATGCCTGCTGCTCACATGCTTGCTATGACCTGGTTTAAGAGCACTCACAGAAGTTGGTACTTCAGTTGCTACGCTGGTAAATTTTTAGTTGCAAATcataatacaaaatgaatATTGATGTTGTACTATCAATAtgtgaatataatttgattgaaaatattaatgaaaaatggagaaagaaTGATTaagaaaagtaataataaattatttaacagcGGTCAGCGTTGGATACTGTCTCACAGGATGGTTAGGTACAGCTGTTGTTCGATGGCTTGGCCGAGATTCACTTTGTTATGGTCTCGTTTGCATTGCTCTGTGTTGGTACTTCGCTTTTGGTCGGTTTGTCAAAGATACGCCGAAATCTTATCAGCACGATACAAATGTAAGATCATTCttgcttttaaaaaatgttaataactaaaattcatttattttagattaataatataagctgcacaattttctctttctatctatAATCATCTGCATTTGGAATGATATTTGATCTTATACTCACCAAGcttcatttgaaaattcgtaatttttactaaattgtttcatatttttataaccaATAGTATATCTGTATTTCTAACAGAATATACATTAGTATtacatgaaattttaatatagaacTGTCTTGTGTgctaaaattgaaagaatgaaatggcataaatttttaatcccCCTTGATATGAGACCGTAAAGAGATAAAACTCTTGTTTGATTAATAACATTTGGAGTTTCTTCCTAtatcaaattcttttttatcatcgTTATTGTATAACCTAATGTGCATGAAATTTCTTCCACTGGTTTTGGCAATCCTTTATTCAGGTCATTATTACGACATGAACCATACAGAGAAAGGCTAATGTTCTATGAATTATGCGATATTACAATGGTGCAATCGCAATACTATTGTTTTAAAAGATTAATGAGGCGTCACATAAAGTTAATTATTTCCGTgctaaatattgaatataccGCATCGTTATTTTTAGGAGTCTTCTTACTACCAAAACTCGCTTAACAGCAAGTACAAATGATTtcagttttattaatataattaacatgaTGATCCTGttttatcaaagaaataaaagtgtgtgtgtgtcacatttatatttgtaagaaatttataCAGGAACAGatattctttgtttttgtaatttaatttccaacaagaaatatttcaagtttggATAATAAGAAATTGATTCTACATATAGACATATAGATTCTATATACAATTAgttgtttatataaaaactgGTTCCAGATTATAGAATGTTATtgaattgtaattaaatcatttaataGCGATGTAgtaacgaaaatgaaaaatgataacggactaaaatataaaattaataataaaataggcTGCTGTGATTCCATGGGGAAAATTACTACGATCAGTTCCCGTTTGGGCATCTGCTGTAGCAACGATGGGAAATCAATGGGGCGATGCAACGCTTGCCCTTGGTATGACAAAGTATCTAAAACTTATTTATGGATTCTCAACAGCTAATGTAAGTATTCcatcttatatttattaatcttgCATATATTATCtatcttatatataattatacttgGTAATgagttaaatattttgatatttgtattttagcTCATTGCTTTTTCCATCAATCCTTATATGCTTTCTTGtgactttcattttattctatcaagaagaagtataaaatttttttaaacgattatgAACAACAAAAAGTTTTCTTATTTCCAATAAATcctttgatttatttatttatatagacaCATAACATCTATTAATCGTAGTAAatcaataaatgtataattgaTAACATAtgttgaataatattataacattataacatTGTAACACTATGATTGAATagcattttaaaatttgagGTACATGTTAGAAACCGTATGaagattgtaaaaaatataagtataaagaTTAATCTTTGGAAACTTTTAATTAGCTTTCAATGGTTCCAGGATTCTGTTCTAACAACGTTACCACACATTGGTCATTTCATGGCTGCGTTAACATGCGGTCTTCTTGTAGATCACGTTCGCGAATCAAAAATAGTTTCGACAACCACAGCTAGAAAGTTGGTCGTATATACTGGTATGTatcttattaaaaagaaaagtttatggcgatattttttaattctatcaaATTGTGTTCTTTATCCTATCAAGACGGAGATCTATTAAATGGAGTAacttaatttgtaatttgattACAGCTCATTTTATTCCCGCTGCCCTACTTTTTGTCGCTGGTTACGCCGGCTGTCAAGCATTAGGGGCAGCTTGGTTAGGTATAGCTGCTCTTCTTGTTTCTGGAACTGCACCAGCAGGTGCTTTAGCAGCTATAGCAGACCTTGCACCTGTAGAATCTCCAGCTTGCGCAGCGGCTGCGTGTGCATTGTGCTCGACTCTAGGCGCAGCAGGGCTGTTGGCTGCCAATTATTTTGTCACTCAGGCCCTTCATGGCTCTGcaagtttaattttttgttttaatctctgcaagaaaagatatatattattccatttaaaGCAAAGCATCaatcatttaaatttcaatttttctatcgcatcttaataaagtaatttcatGTGTCTTTCGATGAAATAGCGTATGTTTGTCTTAAGGcacttttacaattattataaattagaataaacATAACACACCCAAgtagatatttcaatttaatgtAACACCTCTGCAGATAccttattttctattttaacgtGAGTGTCTTGTCATAAGTATAAACGTTTAACAATATCTCTAACAATAAGAGGAACATCACAAGAAATATTAGGTCTTTCACATTCGTTCGTGAAATCGTGctaataattttaacgatcTCCGAATTCTAACTTCCTCATACTTCCTTATGACTTATTAACTACCACTTAGAAAATACCCAACAATTAAAACTCTGTTACACTTCACTTTCTTTCAGCTATAAATCAGTAATAGTTGGCCACTTACTGGCATATTTTACAGTTCTCCTATAATgaacaacaaaatttcaatttcagatCGCTGGTTCGTGGCGGCTGGTCTTCGGTGTCGCTTCCGTCGTTCTGTTAACAACTGCTGCGGTTTTCTTAGCACTTGGAAAAGGCGTACCACAACCGTGGATTCCTTCTGTAGCTCGGCCGCGAAGTCACGATGCAATTTACGAGCAAGACGCCTTGGAACTTGATTACGAGGATGTTGCTGTACAGACCGAGCCTTTCAGTCCTTATCCACTTGAGGAGGACACCGAAAGCGCGAAGAACGTGCCTCGTTCTGCCTCAGTCCACTCGAAAGTTTCCCAGTCATCTAGTTAATTTGTTAACCAGGTCATTTCTTAACCCTTGAACAGCGAATGTTTCAAGAGTACGGCTGGTCTCTTTGGTTTTGAATCAAAGCTCTGATATGAACACCATGGAagagaacattttatatagaGATTAGATGTTATTATTTCTCCGAATTACCTTTTTACCTATACCGAGGTCTGTGACATAATTTATTCGTCTGAAAGTATATggcattttttattataacttgTTACAACGGATACATAAAACAGTATTTATAGTATGACTTTTACAAATGTATTTGCgacattttgtacattttgtaCTGTATTTTGTATCGTTGCTAGATTCATACGTACAGCGGGTAAAAATGACCCAGTATTTGCCAGGCGAAGATTAACCTCTATAATTATAGAACTAAAAGATAACAgagataaattacaatttcagtTTGGACAGTTTCAGTCCTTGCAAGTGTGAGCATGGTTTAACTGATCCTTAAGAGAAATGATACAGTGGATTAGGAGACCTATAAGTAGAAAAGTTATGCCGATTACAATgatgttttataatttgaatttataactaattaggaaaattacaattaagaaattatgcCGGTTGGCATGCTATGTTCACGGTCATGTATGgagaatttgatatttatttagtatttttaagTGTTTTACGTCCGTACCTAAGGACCTTTCTTGATTAAAGCTTGTAAACTTGTACAGAATGTTGAACAACTATTAGTAATTTTAAGATAAATGTTACTAAGAATTGTATATAGCATGTAAACaagttgtatattttttaagttacttggaattttgattaaataggaatataattataaatataatttaccgTTAGAGACGGttcaattgtaaattattttattgggAAAATATTGTATACCATGttcctttctattttataatcgTTACTGTTTGTTCTTGTATCTTCATTCCCCTATTTAAGATGCTGATCTTAATGATCTTATTAACGTTGTCCTAACGTTAAAGTTTTTAGTAGAaacaattttgatttatttttacgaataataattaatgttttcaAGATAAATCACATTGTTAATTCATTAAGTTTCTCTATTGTTAAAATAGGTTTTGTAGGTGTATTTGTGTGCACGTGACAcacaatttgataaataagTCACTTAAgagtattacattaaattcaatatttaataaatgttactTCACACTGTTtgttcttaatttatttaacaaatcgTAAACAACTTGGCATTACTTTATCGAttactttgatattttaaaaaattcatatattaattttctatcataacaTGGTATTTAGTCGTTcaatacaaattacaaaatcttATGGATTTTAGAAAGAAACTtaatagaaaacaaatttcagaTATCATATTTCCACAGTGCTTTAATATTGAACAAATCACACAATTCACAGATATCCTTTCAATTCgacttttcgtttttgtgaTTCGTTTTTACATTACTGTGATAAGTTCCAGTATGTACGTAAAGCGTCAAAAGTAAAATCCTTCGCAGAATATGGCTCGTACACTCTctcttgatattttattacacgatTGTTAGCTGAACTCGAGGACTTATCAAGATCGTATCTGATCCCTGCGaattctcctttcttcttctttgtccCGTATTCCTTTGCTGATCGTGCAGACATCTGTGTATCTTATATACATGCATGACAAGACAATGAACTACCCTATCTATTGCAACTTTCCATCACCAGTGAAGAGGAAAGTCGATGAAAGGAACGGTCGGTCTAATTAGACGGTTTTAAGAAACGAGCTGTTCCTACGTGATCTGTGTTAAACCGTACACGCGCTATTGGCACTGTTCACAGGATACCGGAAGTTGCAGCTTACAAAGCATAGGAACACCGTTCAGTTGGCGAATATTTCTGTCTCTTAACGACAACCTTTCACGTGTGCATCCGGTTGCCACGCCGCAGAAAAATCGAAAGGTTGCCTGCAGCCGCatgaaaaaaattctttcctcTATTACACACTGCTAAACTATCCGTTTCCGTTCTATTTCTGAATAAATGGCCCGTTATTGTAATCATAGCTGTaacaattttacgatatttgcCGAATGCTCGCGAACGTTCGAGAGTGATGAAGTGAAACTTTTCCGAGTTCATGCATGAGTACGTTTGTTAAGAATATCTCTGCAACGAAGAAAGTCTTTGGCGCATATGTGTTCGTGCTTTTCAATGCCAAAGTAATGTTTGTTAATAAGTCGAAAGTTGCTTCTAATCGTAATGtgttattattgttttaataaaagtattaaaagtagTAGTTGtagaaattgaattgaaaCGTCAATAACACTTTTAAACatagtaaatgaaattatatgtatGGCTATAACtggaaattacatttttgtcTTAAACGAGAAAGTGTTGTTAAAGAGAAGGCATGTTTGAAGAGTAAGGGAAAGACTCATGAAATGTTCagttttagtaattttatgGTAATTACAAAATCCTTCATcttttaaatctaattattaGTTCATCTCGATATCTAATTTCATATCTAGTATTCATCTCAGAAACGATACAATTCATCAACGTATTTCTCTAccaaagtattaaaaatgttgCTTATTATGAATTTGATTTTTAGTATGCATtgtaagaatattaataattttattaagtattttatttaatttctaaccgCTTTTTAAATACCGCTGTTTTTCTGCAGATAATTGCGATAAAAAGACGATTTCACTCGTTTTAAAAGATTCACCTGTTTacaaatatttggaataaaaatcatcgttatataaaattaaagaacccctttccaattttcatataatgtcACAATTTACCACACGATATTCCTTTTAGAAGATTGAACTTTTGCTGTCACTCTTACCCTAAACGGAGATCATTTCATCAACTTCTAGAGAGGAATTTTTTCCATACACTGAAACTTTCCCGGAGCTGTAACATGTCTCCATCAGGAGATTTGGTAAGAAGCAAGAGAGTACAGAGTACGTGGAAACTATGTGTAAAATCCCATGATGTACACCCCCGTCGTGTGGCCATCGTACCAGCAATGCGACCGTCTAACAAATACTAGTTCTCGTATCCGACAGCAAAGTGTCGCAATCCGTGATGCTAATTACCAACAGGTAGACACGTTATTATTCTTTCCTGGCGCGCTGCTCTCAGAGGCTTGTGAAATGAATTCTCACACCATTCCATCTACC
Coding sequences:
- the LOC132910151 gene encoding sialin-like isoform X2; its protein translation is MAALVRLKRGSVQLRHAALEMKAAVRARHIVAALVAVGFALCGSVEVSSSVALLANQKDNHAIIDTSWHCEMLVNISSRNRTEDFEVILMELPPEERAESIMREAFLWGQVAGPILGGCLVWGRSGPSMVFSRAVLSACLASLLVPAAWRGPSHVALRLFQGLCTGATMPAAHMLAMTWFKSTHRSWYFSCYAAVSVGYCLTGWLGTAVVRWLGRDSLCYGLVCIALCWYFAFGRFVKDTPKSYQHDTNAAVIPWGKLLRSVPVWASAVATMGNQWGDATLALGMTKYLKLIYGFSTANDSVLTTLPHIGHFMAALTCGLLVDHVRESKIVSTTTARKLVVYTAHFIPAALLFVAGYAGCQALGAAWLGIAALLVSGTAPAGALAAIADLAPVESPACAAAACALCSTLGAAGLLAANYFVTQALHGSIAGSWRLVFGVASVVLLTTAAVFLALGKGVPQPWIPSVARPRSHDAIYEQDALELDYEDVAVQTEPFSPYPLEEDTESAKNVPRSASVHSKVSQSSS
- the LOC132910151 gene encoding sialin-like isoform X1, which encodes MADFVKRGSVQLVKQSSVQIKQAAKEVRAAVRARHIVAALVAVGFALCGSVEVSSSVALLANQKDNHAIIDTSWHCEMLVNISSRNRTEDFEVILMELPPEERAESIMREAFLWGQVAGPILGGCLVWGRSGPSMVFSRAVLSACLASLLVPAAWRGPSHVALRLFQGLCTGATMPAAHMLAMTWFKSTHRSWYFSCYAAVSVGYCLTGWLGTAVVRWLGRDSLCYGLVCIALCWYFAFGRFVKDTPKSYQHDTNAAVIPWGKLLRSVPVWASAVATMGNQWGDATLALGMTKYLKLIYGFSTANDSVLTTLPHIGHFMAALTCGLLVDHVRESKIVSTTTARKLVVYTAHFIPAALLFVAGYAGCQALGAAWLGIAALLVSGTAPAGALAAIADLAPVESPACAAAACALCSTLGAAGLLAANYFVTQALHGSIAGSWRLVFGVASVVLLTTAAVFLALGKGVPQPWIPSVARPRSHDAIYEQDALELDYEDVAVQTEPFSPYPLEEDTESAKNVPRSASVHSKVSQSSS